One window of Leptospira yasudae genomic DNA carries:
- a CDS encoding LA_2478/LA_2722/LA_4182 family protein, giving the protein MNRIKKSLFVSIAALIFAANCGKASGANLAAEMQALATKSKEITCAKTVECAQEQFSKMPESQKKFIPPMLQSKEACLTSMEESAAAQRAKTGEKEEDEWKNATPEKIQAAKDCLAVIEKTSCAEMMSPNNPIQKSESCQFLAKK; this is encoded by the coding sequence ATGAACCGTATAAAAAAGAGTTTGTTCGTTTCGATCGCGGCGTTGATTTTCGCCGCGAATTGCGGAAAGGCGTCCGGCGCGAATCTTGCGGCCGAAATGCAGGCGCTCGCTACTAAGTCCAAGGAAATCACCTGTGCGAAAACGGTGGAATGCGCTCAGGAACAATTCAGCAAGATGCCCGAGTCTCAGAAGAAGTTTATTCCTCCCATGCTTCAAAGCAAAGAAGCTTGTCTGACTTCGATGGAAGAAAGCGCGGCGGCTCAAAGAGCGAAGACCGGCGAGAAAGAAGAGGACGAGTGGAAGAACGCGACTCCCGAAAAGATCCAAGCAGCTAAGGATTGTTTGGCGGTGATCGAAAAGACGAGCTGTGCGGAGATGATGTCCCCGAACAACCCGATCCAAAAATCGGAGTCTTGTCAGTTTTTAGCTAAGAAGTAA
- a CDS encoding adenylate/guanylate cyclase domain-containing protein, whose product MWNETLFEQKKKALEGFGVLSKKSISRFMENLRTQDEWQLHRINPIRFAKDNGFETGEALDLFLHAGKIGLLDFAYNMICPACGGVASSHTSLDQIEEKSFHCYICNLDVPTTLDDQVEVSFSVNSSLRKQNLNPLTDAQTYLKYHISSNFHKSKELLDFISSNTRELVVIEPGATRTILLDATNVPAYQFSSVENNSAVFLYFDAKETTQDRIVDLSLLSTGFTPIELHLSPGEYEVKISNRTIAKAGFLVIRPNSKRILEIIDEHPTVIEPFLTAKMLLNNQTFRELFRVQQLSNKLNLNVKSLTILFTDLRGSTEMYDKAGDILAYRLVQEHFRLLSETVKKHNGAIVKTMGDAIMATFSSPIEGLFASLEMMSRIDRMNEEFKEHGHEIGLKVGLNEGPALAVVNDERLDYFGQSVNIAARVQALASAGEIWVTEPILSSPGIREELMQRGYEAERHEASLKGVGQKATVHKLFKTEEQREFANAV is encoded by the coding sequence ATGTGGAACGAAACTCTTTTCGAACAAAAGAAAAAAGCCTTGGAAGGGTTCGGAGTCTTATCGAAAAAATCCATTTCCCGATTTATGGAAAATTTAAGGACTCAAGACGAATGGCAGCTGCACCGGATCAATCCGATCCGTTTCGCAAAGGACAACGGATTTGAAACCGGAGAAGCCTTGGATCTTTTTCTGCACGCGGGAAAGATCGGTCTTCTGGATTTCGCATACAACATGATCTGTCCCGCTTGCGGAGGAGTGGCTTCTTCCCATACTTCTTTGGATCAGATCGAGGAGAAAAGTTTTCACTGTTATATTTGCAATCTCGACGTGCCGACCACTTTGGACGATCAGGTGGAAGTCAGTTTTTCGGTGAATTCTTCCCTGAGAAAACAGAATCTCAATCCGTTGACGGACGCGCAGACCTATCTCAAATATCATATTTCGAGCAACTTTCATAAGTCGAAGGAGCTTCTGGATTTTATTTCTTCGAACACGCGCGAACTCGTCGTGATCGAACCCGGAGCGACTCGCACGATTCTACTCGATGCGACAAACGTCCCCGCGTATCAATTCAGTTCGGTGGAGAACAACTCCGCGGTCTTTTTGTATTTCGACGCGAAGGAAACGACTCAGGATCGAATCGTGGATCTGAGTCTGCTGTCTACCGGATTCACTCCGATCGAACTTCATCTTTCTCCCGGAGAATACGAAGTGAAGATTTCCAATCGTACGATCGCAAAGGCAGGATTTTTGGTCATTCGGCCGAACTCCAAAAGAATATTAGAAATCATTGATGAACATCCGACGGTGATCGAACCGTTTCTGACTGCAAAGATGCTCTTGAACAACCAGACCTTCCGCGAATTGTTCCGCGTTCAACAGCTCAGCAACAAACTGAATCTGAACGTAAAAAGTCTTACGATTCTTTTTACGGACCTGAGAGGATCGACCGAGATGTACGACAAGGCCGGTGACATTCTCGCGTATCGATTGGTGCAGGAACATTTCCGTCTTCTTTCCGAAACCGTAAAAAAACACAACGGGGCGATCGTAAAAACGATGGGAGACGCGATTATGGCGACCTTCTCCAGTCCGATCGAAGGATTATTCGCGTCGCTCGAAATGATGTCGCGCATCGATCGCATGAACGAAGAATTCAAGGAACACGGACACGAGATCGGTTTAAAAGTCGGTTTAAATGAAGGGCCCGCGCTTGCGGTCGTAAACGATGAACGCCTGGATTACTTCGGACAAAGCGTGAACATCGCGGCCCGCGTGCAAGCGCTCGCATCCGCGGGAGAAATCTGGGTGACCGAGCCGATTCTTTCCAGCCCCGGAATCCGCGAAGAATTGATGCAAAGAGGATACGAAGCCGAAAGACACGAAGCCTCTCTTAAGGGAGTGGGGCAAAAGGCCACCGTACATAAACTTTTTAAAACCGAAGAACAAAGGGAGTTTGCGAACGCGGTTTAG
- a CDS encoding beta-ketoacyl-[acyl-carrier-protein] synthase family protein — protein MDKNKANKNSRVAITGIGVVLPHTYSVDTFWKNLSEGNSQIDWITRFPTDDMPVKVAAEMNDFDWKKFLPDLNEKHAKNYNRETFAIMAAMEEARRDAKLEKDSVDPSKVGFIDSSSRASLAWWEHAWKLYHEEQNSSVFDRYSVLTSMASNPTNLTAIYANIQGFVTTITAACVGGHHAISLCYQAIRKGRAEVMYAGGHEFPLIKPLMMMYSDPASSVMSAEKDNPKAAIKPYDRNRDGFILGEGAAVLCMERMDHALARGARIYAEVLGTFSYNEADHAMRMDLTGKKAATGLNRLLKISGLRLGDIDYFCGHGTATINNDMAESRALKVLYNGLARNKWAPLGSIKPIFGHTFGAAGIINVAATALMLEKQTLCPTINLKDVDPECDHDHITEGARKVRMRNAISMAFAIGSQSSFVSLTAPDLL, from the coding sequence ATGGATAAAAATAAGGCAAATAAGAATTCCAGGGTTGCGATAACGGGGATCGGAGTCGTTCTCCCCCATACCTATTCCGTGGATACGTTTTGGAAAAATCTTTCCGAAGGGAATTCCCAAATCGATTGGATTACGAGATTTCCCACCGATGATATGCCCGTCAAAGTCGCCGCGGAGATGAACGATTTCGACTGGAAAAAATTTCTTCCCGATCTCAACGAGAAACACGCAAAAAATTATAACCGAGAAACCTTCGCGATCATGGCGGCGATGGAGGAAGCGAGAAGAGACGCAAAACTCGAAAAGGATTCGGTCGATCCTTCCAAGGTCGGCTTTATCGATTCTTCTTCGCGCGCTTCGCTCGCTTGGTGGGAACACGCTTGGAAACTCTATCACGAAGAACAGAATTCCAGCGTTTTCGATCGATATTCCGTTTTGACTTCTATGGCTTCCAACCCGACCAATCTCACCGCGATCTATGCAAACATTCAAGGTTTCGTAACCACCATCACCGCGGCTTGTGTCGGAGGTCATCACGCGATCAGCCTTTGTTATCAGGCGATCCGCAAAGGTAGAGCCGAAGTGATGTATGCGGGCGGTCACGAGTTCCCTCTCATCAAACCCTTGATGATGATGTATTCCGATCCGGCGAGTTCGGTCATGTCCGCGGAAAAAGACAATCCGAAGGCGGCGATCAAACCGTATGATCGCAACCGGGACGGTTTTATTTTGGGAGAAGGAGCCGCCGTTCTTTGTATGGAAAGAATGGATCACGCTCTCGCGAGAGGAGCGAGAATCTACGCGGAAGTCTTGGGAACCTTCAGCTACAACGAGGCCGATCACGCGATGAGAATGGACTTAACGGGTAAAAAAGCCGCGACCGGTCTGAATCGTCTTTTAAAGATCAGCGGACTTCGTCTCGGAGACATCGACTACTTCTGCGGACACGGAACCGCGACGATTAACAACGATATGGCGGAAAGCCGCGCTCTTAAGGTTTTATACAACGGACTCGCTCGAAACAAATGGGCTCCTCTCGGTTCGATCAAACCGATCTTCGGTCATACGTTCGGAGCGGCTGGAATCATCAACGTCGCTGCGACGGCGCTTATGCTCGAAAAACAAACCCTCTGTCCCACGATCAATCTCAAGGACGTGGACCCCGAATGCGATCACGATCATATCACGGAAGGTGCGAGAAAGGTGCGGATGAGGAACGCGATCTCGATGGCATTCGCGATCGGAAGTCAGTCTTCTTTCGTCAGCCTCACCGCTCCCGATCTTCTTTAA
- a CDS encoding SiaB family protein kinase, which yields MKNGGLHRQYDHSKKLKSVLYYQGAVTHEILGSLTEILKDRIANEKRKNKILNVFVEMAQNVSHYSLEKEGDYGVGLILIKEKSHILKLSTANFLSAETASVLRTKLEHFLSLTGDEVKELYQEKIKGERPEDSKGAGLGFLEILKKSDFPFRSAFEPTPTGDFFFTLTVFFRLG from the coding sequence ATGAAAAACGGCGGACTGCACAGACAATACGATCATTCCAAAAAGTTAAAGTCCGTCCTCTACTACCAAGGCGCGGTGACGCACGAAATCCTCGGAAGTCTTACGGAAATTCTCAAGGATAGAATCGCGAACGAAAAACGGAAGAACAAGATTCTCAACGTGTTCGTCGAGATGGCGCAGAACGTAAGTCACTATTCTCTGGAAAAAGAAGGGGACTACGGAGTGGGCCTGATTCTTATAAAAGAAAAAAGTCATATTCTCAAACTCTCCACCGCCAACTTCTTAAGCGCGGAAACCGCTTCGGTTCTGAGAACCAAACTGGAACATTTTTTATCCCTGACCGGAGACGAAGTAAAGGAACTGTATCAGGAAAAGATCAAAGGAGAAAGACCGGAGGACAGCAAAGGTGCGGGTTTGGGATTTTTGGAAATATTAAAAAAATCTGATTTTCCGTTTCGTTCCGCGTTCGAGCCGACGCCGACCGGAGATTTCTTTTTTACTCTTACCGTTTTCTTTCGCCTGGGGTAA
- a CDS encoding PP2C family protein-serine/threonine phosphatase, which yields MIINYFGITEKGNFRSHNEDSMYVSGEIVAGSVSGSFSSAGIRDSAAAPLILALADGMGGHISGEIASRMTLEKLAWTERAIQPLEELPRAGWQNLFRKINHEINDHAKATGRLGMGTTLVGALFGRRKVLVFNMGDSRAYHLSAQGVHKITVDHSFSDTVKGHPMPRSYITSCIGGGTTDLQMDLFDITGSLNEGDRILLCTDGLTDVIKIDDLEEILRNATNAKEACSHLSEEANLRMTKDNTSVIVIEVKEMALSHAEPWKLTPGERKR from the coding sequence ATGATTATTAATTACTTTGGAATAACGGAAAAGGGGAATTTTCGTTCGCATAACGAGGATTCTATGTACGTATCCGGTGAAATCGTAGCCGGGTCCGTATCGGGTTCGTTTTCCTCGGCCGGAATCCGGGATTCCGCCGCCGCTCCGTTGATTCTCGCGCTCGCGGACGGGATGGGCGGACATATCTCCGGAGAAATCGCAAGCCGCATGACGTTGGAAAAACTCGCTTGGACCGAACGTGCGATTCAACCTTTGGAAGAATTACCCCGCGCCGGTTGGCAGAACTTATTCCGCAAAATCAATCACGAGATCAACGATCACGCAAAGGCCACCGGAAGACTGGGCATGGGGACCACGTTAGTCGGCGCTTTGTTCGGAAGAAGAAAGGTGCTCGTTTTCAATATGGGAGACAGCCGCGCCTATCATCTTTCCGCGCAAGGGGTCCACAAGATTACGGTGGATCATTCCTTTTCGGATACGGTCAAAGGGCATCCTATGCCGAGAAGTTATATCACGAGTTGTATCGGAGGCGGAACCACCGACCTTCAGATGGATCTGTTCGACATCACCGGATCTCTGAACGAAGGGGATCGGATTCTTCTGTGTACGGACGGGTTGACCGACGTGATCAAGATCGACGATCTGGAAGAAATTCTGCGAAACGCAACGAACGCAAAAGAGGCTTGTTCCCATCTTTCGGAAGAAGCCAATCTAAGAATGACCAAGGACAACACTTCGGTCATCGTGATCGAAGTCAAAGAAATGGCGTTGTCCCACGCGGAACCTTGGAAGCTTACCCCAGGCGAAAGAAAACGGTAA
- a CDS encoding SDR family NAD(P)-dependent oxidoreductase, translating to MKDKVAMVTGGSTGIGKAVVQEFVSKGVKVVFCGRRLDEGKKLESEVRSQGGDVHFVVCDVTSGEQVKKVVDTAVEKFGRLDFGVNNAGIMGANHPLHEYPEAVWDNVVNVNLKGAWLSMKVQIPEIIKAGGGAVVNVSSISGINGVVGINPYSAAKHGVVGLTKSAALEYAKKNVRINAICPGAVKTEILDELFHLAKDPIEAEKQLVKLHPMHRIATPEEIAKTVIWLCGDDSTFITGTAIPVDGGYSAK from the coding sequence ATGAAAGACAAAGTCGCTATGGTTACCGGAGGCAGCACCGGAATCGGAAAAGCAGTCGTACAGGAGTTCGTCTCGAAGGGCGTCAAAGTCGTGTTTTGCGGACGCAGACTCGACGAGGGAAAAAAGCTCGAGTCGGAAGTCCGTTCTCAAGGCGGGGACGTTCACTTCGTCGTGTGCGACGTGACATCCGGGGAACAAGTGAAGAAGGTCGTCGATACCGCCGTGGAGAAATTCGGTCGATTGGATTTCGGAGTCAACAACGCGGGAATCATGGGAGCCAATCATCCCTTACACGAATATCCCGAAGCGGTATGGGATAACGTGGTGAACGTAAACCTCAAAGGCGCATGGCTGTCGATGAAGGTTCAAATCCCGGAAATCATCAAGGCCGGCGGAGGAGCCGTCGTAAACGTATCCTCCATTTCGGGAATCAACGGGGTAGTCGGAATCAATCCGTACTCCGCGGCCAAACACGGCGTTGTCGGATTAACGAAAAGCGCCGCTTTGGAATACGCAAAGAAGAATGTTCGCATTAACGCGATCTGTCCGGGCGCGGTCAAAACCGAAATCCTGGACGAACTCTTTCATCTCGCCAAAGATCCGATCGAGGCGGAAAAGCAGCTCGTCAAATTGCATCCCATGCACCGAATCGCCACCCCGGAAGAGATCGCAAAAACGGTGATCTGGCTCTGCGGGGACGATTCTACTTTTATTACGGGGACGGCGATCCCGGTAGACGGCGGTTATTCCGCGAAATAG
- a CDS encoding acyl-CoA thioesterase, with protein MTDIQIEFPEKYYFSTELAIRKTDLALDIHVSFASILDIVMEAHLQFFQYLGFSVTDIYGKSIIFANAGILYQGELLYNDRVKIDVVLDNLGEKSFDLTFRLSKDDRREKVSLVKIRVLFFDYSIRKVVPIPEGFRKIFTEGKIPSYASPPVGTDAAEKGSAKSSTSTQIRSFDKLEVLRLAHDLILKVYALGNRMDAAKLKEHGPLLEHIRSVSALLPVRIAGAWGSRILSEKIKNILKAKVHLEELRYLLVLVQDLKASSIEKELNDLETINVHLKKYLSRVRNGKTRKLI; from the coding sequence ATGACAGACATACAGATCGAATTTCCGGAGAAGTATTATTTCTCGACGGAGCTGGCGATTCGCAAAACGGATCTGGCTCTGGATATACACGTGTCCTTCGCTTCGATTCTGGATATCGTGATGGAGGCGCATCTCCAGTTCTTTCAATATCTCGGATTTTCGGTAACGGATATTTACGGAAAGAGCATTATCTTCGCCAATGCGGGAATTCTCTATCAGGGAGAATTGCTCTACAACGATCGCGTCAAGATTGACGTCGTGTTGGACAACCTCGGAGAGAAATCGTTCGATCTAACGTTCCGTCTTTCCAAAGACGATCGAAGAGAAAAGGTTTCTCTCGTAAAGATCCGCGTTTTGTTTTTCGATTATTCCATCCGTAAAGTAGTGCCCATTCCCGAAGGATTCCGTAAAATTTTTACGGAAGGAAAAATTCCTTCGTATGCTTCTCCTCCTGTGGGAACCGACGCAGCGGAGAAGGGAAGCGCGAAATCCTCCACGTCCACGCAGATCCGCAGCTTTGATAAACTGGAAGTTCTGCGTCTCGCACACGATCTCATTTTGAAAGTATACGCGCTCGGAAACAGAATGGATGCGGCCAAGCTCAAAGAACACGGACCTCTCCTCGAACATATCCGATCGGTTTCCGCTCTTCTTCCCGTGCGCATCGCCGGAGCCTGGGGAAGCAGAATCCTTTCCGAAAAGATCAAAAATATTCTCAAGGCGAAAGTCCATCTGGAAGAACTCCGTTATCTGCTCGTTCTCGTTCAGGATCTGAAGGCTTCTTCCATCGAAAAGGAACTCAACGATCTGGAAACGATCAACGTGCATCTGAAAAAATATCTTTCCCGGGTTCGCAACGGAAAGACGAGAAAACTGATTTAA
- a CDS encoding CoA-transferase produces MEANTKIFNDPDEMIREIVRPGMHLHLSATMSRPNALIYSLARCFQNTNPEFVISMAGIHSSAHALTIAKIVKRMITGFAGDNYPKPSPNSLYSNLLEGSPFELELWSLLSIVQRLMAGAMRLPGFITNSLLGSDLILDKLGKTAFLFPDPQNRSTGPNGSPAENYRGKRGVDLAYILPLNPDFTLIHAVVGDEEGNLVLCPPSGEGYWGALAAKKGVIATVEKIVPKGTIPPELVTIPGNRVTALSVAEFGAHPQSLRVYNLPGVSAFEGLSTYLDDYEFQIEANEAANVPSRAEKWYADFVNIEGGHKEYLDRIGSKKLRKLKQIPEENKAVKLEDPKTVNDSEQMIILAARAIQEYVKLKGYKTILAGIGAAHISAWTAARFLEQEGISVKVITELGFYSMKPHTGDVFLFSQLHTKECTMLSDITSILGTVVPDHCLGVLGAAEVDWFGNINSTKTAKGKFLVGSGGANDIAAVADCIVVAKANRGRFVKHVNYITSVGDRVMEAVCQFGRFQRKPNSDHVFEFSHWIAPPSDEEMEPEEAVLRFTSWLPPDEDVPLKNEPPVTAEELTVLRELDPEKIYIEQFMVYTRLP; encoded by the coding sequence TTGGAAGCAAATACGAAGATCTTTAACGACCCGGACGAGATGATCCGAGAAATCGTGCGTCCGGGCATGCACTTGCATCTTTCCGCAACCATGTCCAGACCCAACGCTCTCATCTATTCGCTCGCGCGTTGTTTTCAAAACACGAATCCGGAGTTCGTCATCAGCATGGCGGGAATTCATTCCAGCGCTCACGCCCTTACGATCGCGAAAATCGTTAAACGAATGATCACCGGTTTTGCGGGAGACAACTATCCGAAACCCTCGCCTAATTCATTATATTCTAATTTACTCGAAGGTTCTCCGTTCGAACTGGAGCTTTGGTCCCTTCTCAGCATCGTTCAAAGATTGATGGCGGGCGCGATGCGTCTTCCCGGTTTTATTACGAACTCCCTTCTGGGAAGCGATCTCATTCTCGACAAACTCGGAAAAACCGCGTTCTTATTTCCCGATCCACAAAACCGTTCCACGGGTCCGAACGGTTCTCCCGCGGAAAACTACAGAGGAAAACGAGGAGTCGATCTCGCTTATATTCTTCCCTTAAACCCGGACTTCACTTTGATCCACGCGGTCGTCGGCGACGAAGAAGGAAATCTCGTTCTTTGTCCTCCCAGCGGAGAAGGATATTGGGGAGCGCTCGCAGCAAAAAAAGGAGTCATCGCAACGGTGGAAAAGATCGTTCCAAAAGGAACGATTCCTCCCGAACTGGTAACGATCCCGGGCAATCGAGTCACGGCGCTTTCCGTCGCGGAATTCGGCGCACATCCTCAATCCTTGCGCGTTTATAATCTTCCGGGAGTTTCAGCGTTCGAAGGTCTTTCCACCTATCTCGACGACTACGAGTTTCAGATCGAAGCCAACGAAGCGGCCAACGTTCCTTCCCGAGCCGAAAAATGGTATGCGGATTTCGTAAACATCGAAGGCGGTCATAAGGAATATCTGGATCGCATCGGAAGCAAAAAGCTCAGAAAGTTAAAACAGATTCCCGAAGAAAACAAAGCGGTCAAACTCGAAGATCCGAAAACGGTAAACGACTCGGAGCAGATGATCATCCTTGCTGCGAGAGCGATTCAGGAATACGTCAAACTCAAAGGTTACAAAACGATTCTCGCAGGAATCGGCGCGGCTCATATCTCCGCTTGGACCGCGGCGCGCTTTCTCGAACAGGAAGGAATTTCCGTAAAGGTCATCACGGAACTCGGCTTCTATTCGATGAAACCTCATACGGGAGACGTTTTTCTTTTCAGTCAATTGCATACGAAAGAATGTACGATGCTTTCCGACATCACGAGCATCTTAGGCACGGTCGTTCCCGATCATTGTCTCGGAGTTTTAGGAGCGGCGGAAGTGGATTGGTTCGGCAACATCAACTCCACGAAAACCGCAAAAGGAAAATTTCTTGTGGGTTCCGGCGGCGCGAACGACATCGCGGCCGTTGCGGATTGTATCGTAGTCGCGAAAGCGAACCGCGGAAGATTCGTAAAACACGTCAACTACATCACTTCCGTCGGAGATCGGGTGATGGAAGCGGTTTGTCAGTTCGGAAGATTTCAGAGAAAACCGAACTCGGATCACGTGTTCGAATTCTCCCATTGGATCGCGCCTCCTTCGGACGAAGAGATGGAACCGGAAGAAGCGGTGCTTCGTTTTACGTCCTGGCTTCCGCCGGACGAGGACGTTCCTCTCAAAAACGAACCTCCCGTAACCGCGGAAGAACTGACCGTTTTAAGGGAATTGGATCCGGAAAAGATTTACATAGAACAATTTATGGTATATACAAGACTTCCATAA
- a CDS encoding ketoacyl-ACP synthase III, with protein sequence MSGKNLTSNGVRITGFGHYFPEQIVTNEEIRSRLKFPEMHPAEKAVIGNIGVNERRRANEKETAMFMAAQVAEMALKDAGKKPEDVDLYILANWTDRYYLPDLAPQASKLSGTKNALAFDVSTACTGFVHGVQTASAYLGTGKFKNALVIGSERFSVRTRMGGYGEFTAGDAAAGVFLEHTGDPNFGIIDSFLQDDGDLAGIIVTGPPPQSYVKSYPELVTNAADLTLKSMDLLLEKNGLTVDDVDWVVPHPGTDVVVQDVLKRTKFPREKILMNFERVGNTSAASIPIVLSEYYYKGKFKKGDLFLTPAVGGGFYWGGLLFRL encoded by the coding sequence ATGAGCGGAAAAAATCTGACATCGAACGGAGTAAGAATCACCGGATTCGGTCATTACTTTCCCGAGCAGATCGTGACCAACGAAGAGATCCGCTCGCGGTTGAAATTTCCGGAAATGCATCCGGCTGAAAAAGCCGTCATCGGAAACATCGGAGTCAACGAAAGAAGAAGGGCGAACGAAAAAGAAACAGCGATGTTTATGGCGGCGCAAGTCGCCGAGATGGCTCTCAAGGACGCGGGTAAAAAACCCGAGGACGTGGATCTTTACATTCTCGCGAACTGGACCGATCGTTATTATCTTCCCGATCTCGCGCCGCAAGCGTCCAAACTTTCCGGAACAAAAAACGCACTCGCCTTCGACGTAAGCACCGCCTGCACGGGATTCGTTCACGGAGTTCAAACCGCATCCGCGTATTTGGGCACGGGCAAATTCAAGAACGCGCTCGTGATCGGAAGCGAACGCTTTTCCGTCAGAACCCGCATGGGCGGTTACGGAGAATTCACGGCGGGAGACGCGGCGGCAGGAGTTTTTCTCGAGCATACGGGAGATCCGAATTTCGGAATCATCGATTCCTTTTTGCAGGACGACGGGGATTTGGCCGGAATCATCGTAACCGGACCGCCGCCGCAGAGTTACGTGAAAAGTTATCCGGAACTCGTGACCAACGCGGCGGATCTCACTCTCAAGTCGATGGATCTTCTGTTGGAAAAAAACGGACTGACCGTCGACGACGTCGATTGGGTCGTTCCTCATCCGGGAACGGACGTGGTCGTTCAGGACGTTCTCAAGCGGACCAAGTTTCCGAGAGAAAAAATCCTGATGAACTTCGAACGTGTGGGAAACACTTCCGCCGCTTCGATCCCCATCGTATTATCAGAATATTATTATAAAGGAAAGTTTAAAAAAGGAGATTTGTTCCTCACACCCGCCGTCGGAGGCGGATTTTATTGGGGAGGACTCCTGTTTCGTCTTTGA